The proteins below come from a single Bryobacter aggregatus MPL3 genomic window:
- a CDS encoding ATP-binding protein, translating to MEKDMPFLPIDGELSVLVREKDWSKTPLGPLEKWPQSLKTAVSILLSSRYAMWLCWGPELTFLYNDTYRPTLGLKHPGALGMHTDEVWSEIWSEVGSLVLEVLRTGESTYVAELLLLLERNGFKEETYHTFSYCPLFGDDGNVMGLFCVVNEETERIVGDRRMTTLRQLGASLAGTTTQRNVLAAVEGSLGANKKDFPFSLLYLYDPEGIPRLACSTGFPEGHPAICGVADAWLAGDMDTNPQTRIVSGFASRWQPAAVPTGDWDREPDQLVFVPIPRQGQAQPAGFLAAAMNPYRQWDESYQNSIQLMVSQIAASLAGSRAYEEEQRRSAGLAELDRAKTAFFSNVSHEFRTPLTLMLGPVEDILWGAGPIDLTAHREQLHLVYRNGKRLQRLVNSLLEFSRLEAGRAQANYEATDLASFTADLASSFRSAMDRAGLRYVVDCSSLTESVYVDRQMWEKVVLNLISNAFKYTLSGTVTVRLTKEEGSAVLVVSDTGSGIPSSELSHIFERFHRVAGALGRTSEGTGIGLTIVQELVRLHGGEISVQSEEGTGSSFRVAIPLGTAHLPVEQSQSLRPLFSHTVQENSFVEEALMWLDLSETSIPSSRPSAAEGLPRVLVADDNADTRSYIVRILGANYAVEAVSNGKLALAAATENLPELILADVMMPEMDGFGLLSALRASPKTRAVPVMLLSARAGEEASVEGLEAGADDYLVKPFTSRELLARVAAHVSLGRARKEMNDQMTRTFEQAPVPICVLRGPELRYELANAPYLDLLSTSDVLGHTFLEVIPELSGAPVYETLRRVRETGESYVGIEELVKYDRDRDGNVEDHWFNVLYHPLRDDDESVSGVIVVASDVTAQRTARLELEAANRELEEFAYVASHDLQEPLRAINIFTQQLIRKCVPAENIQAKQYAAFIHQGVTRMEELIKDLLSYSRTITSEKQVVGSVNLSEALEKAKLSLATQIEECGVTIKNEKLPCVYGDELQMTQVFQNLISNSIKYRRADVAPMIHIRAASQGGEWLVSVEDNGIGFDSQYAERIFGLFKRLHNEDYPGTGLGLAICKRIIERFGGKIWAEGHPGVGASVYFKLQTSSEC from the coding sequence ATGGAAAAAGATATGCCGTTTCTCCCCATCGACGGAGAACTTTCCGTCTTGGTGCGAGAGAAGGACTGGTCCAAAACGCCACTGGGTCCGCTTGAGAAGTGGCCGCAAAGTCTGAAGACAGCGGTAAGCATTCTCTTGAGTTCCCGTTATGCCATGTGGCTGTGCTGGGGCCCGGAACTCACGTTTCTTTATAACGATACCTATCGCCCGACACTGGGTTTGAAGCATCCGGGTGCCTTGGGAATGCACACCGACGAGGTATGGTCTGAAATCTGGTCCGAGGTTGGCTCGCTTGTTCTCGAAGTGTTGCGCACCGGGGAATCGACATACGTTGCCGAACTGCTGCTCCTTCTGGAGCGAAACGGCTTCAAGGAAGAGACCTATCACACCTTCTCTTATTGCCCTTTGTTTGGGGATGACGGCAACGTGATGGGGCTCTTCTGTGTGGTCAACGAGGAGACGGAGCGGATTGTCGGGGATCGTCGGATGACGACACTGCGGCAACTGGGCGCCTCCTTAGCGGGAACGACGACCCAACGCAATGTTCTGGCAGCGGTTGAGGGAAGCCTGGGCGCCAATAAGAAAGACTTCCCGTTTTCTCTCCTGTATCTTTATGACCCGGAGGGGATCCCGCGGCTGGCCTGTAGTACAGGTTTTCCAGAGGGCCATCCCGCCATCTGCGGTGTCGCCGATGCATGGCTGGCGGGCGATATGGATACGAATCCTCAGACGCGCATTGTCAGCGGCTTTGCTTCCCGCTGGCAACCGGCTGCGGTGCCTACGGGCGATTGGGACCGGGAGCCGGATCAACTCGTGTTCGTGCCCATCCCCCGCCAAGGCCAGGCACAGCCGGCTGGTTTTCTGGCAGCGGCGATGAATCCCTACCGGCAATGGGATGAGTCGTATCAGAACTCGATCCAGTTGATGGTGAGCCAGATTGCCGCCAGCCTGGCGGGCTCCAGAGCCTATGAAGAGGAACAACGCCGCTCCGCAGGGTTGGCTGAGCTGGACCGAGCCAAGACGGCGTTCTTCTCAAATGTGAGTCACGAATTCCGCACCCCTTTGACCTTGATGCTTGGTCCGGTGGAGGACATTCTTTGGGGGGCCGGGCCCATTGACCTGACGGCGCACCGGGAGCAACTGCATCTGGTGTATCGCAACGGCAAACGCCTGCAACGGCTGGTGAATTCGCTGTTGGAGTTTTCACGGCTGGAAGCGGGGCGGGCGCAAGCCAACTATGAGGCCACCGATTTGGCCTCCTTCACTGCCGATCTCGCCTCCAGCTTTCGATCGGCGATGGACCGTGCGGGTCTCCGCTATGTCGTGGATTGCAGCAGCCTGACAGAATCTGTCTATGTCGACAGGCAGATGTGGGAAAAGGTGGTGCTGAATCTGATCTCGAATGCCTTCAAGTACACGCTGAGCGGCACAGTCACGGTTCGCTTGACGAAGGAGGAGGGCTCGGCGGTGCTGGTCGTCTCGGACACGGGAAGCGGCATTCCCTCCTCGGAACTGAGCCATATTTTCGAACGCTTTCATCGCGTTGCAGGAGCTTTGGGCCGCACCAGCGAAGGGACAGGAATCGGGCTGACGATCGTGCAGGAGCTGGTCCGGCTTCATGGAGGTGAAATTTCGGTCCAGAGCGAAGAGGGAACGGGGAGCAGCTTTCGAGTTGCGATCCCCTTGGGTACCGCACATCTGCCGGTAGAGCAAAGCCAATCGCTGCGGCCGCTTTTTTCTCATACGGTGCAAGAGAACTCGTTTGTGGAAGAAGCTCTGATGTGGCTGGATCTGTCTGAGACTTCCATTCCTTCCAGCCGGCCCAGCGCAGCCGAAGGGCTCCCCAGGGTTTTGGTAGCCGATGATAACGCGGATACACGGAGTTACATCGTGAGGATTCTCGGTGCGAACTATGCCGTGGAAGCAGTCTCCAATGGAAAGCTCGCGCTGGCGGCTGCCACGGAGAATCTCCCGGAACTGATTCTGGCGGACGTGATGATGCCGGAGATGGACGGCTTTGGGTTGTTAAGTGCGCTTCGAGCTTCACCCAAAACCCGTGCTGTGCCGGTCATGCTTTTGTCGGCTCGTGCGGGAGAAGAGGCAAGCGTAGAGGGCCTGGAAGCAGGTGCGGATGATTATCTGGTCAAGCCCTTTACCTCAAGGGAACTGTTGGCGCGCGTTGCCGCCCATGTCTCCTTGGGGAGAGCGCGCAAAGAGATGAACGACCAGATGACCCGTACTTTTGAACAGGCTCCGGTTCCGATCTGTGTGTTGCGTGGACCAGAGCTGCGCTACGAACTAGCCAATGCTCCCTATCTGGATCTGCTCTCCACGTCCGATGTACTGGGCCACACTTTTCTTGAGGTGATTCCGGAGTTGAGTGGGGCTCCTGTGTATGAGACGCTCCGCCGTGTCCGGGAAACTGGAGAGTCCTACGTGGGGATCGAGGAGTTGGTGAAGTACGATCGGGACCGGGATGGAAATGTTGAGGATCACTGGTTCAATGTCCTCTATCACCCGTTGCGTGACGATGACGAATCTGTCAGTGGCGTGATTGTTGTTGCCAGCGATGTCACTGCGCAACGTACTGCCCGGCTGGAGCTTGAGGCTGCGAACCGGGAGTTGGAGGAATTTGCCTATGTGGCGAGCCACGATCTCCAGGAACCTTTGCGGGCGATCAATATCTTTACGCAGCAACTGATTCGGAAGTGCGTACCTGCGGAGAACATCCAGGCAAAGCAATATGCAGCATTTATTCATCAGGGCGTCACACGGATGGAGGAATTGATCAAGGATTTGCTTTCCTATTCGAGAACGATCACTTCCGAAAAACAGGTGGTTGGATCGGTCAATCTCAGCGAGGCACTGGAAAAAGCAAAGCTGAGTCTGGCCACGCAGATTGAGGAATGTGGGGTGACGATCAAAAACGAAAAGCTTCCCTGTGTATACGGCGATGAGCTGCAAATGACACAGGTATTCCAGAATCTGATTTCCAACTCGATCAAATATCGACGTGCCGATGTGGCGCCGATGATTCACATCCGCGCGGCAAGCCAGGGCGGGGAATGGCTAGTGAGCGTCGAAGACAACGGGATTGGCTTTGATTCCCAATATGCCGAGCGGATCTTTGGACTCTTCAAGCGGCTCCACAACGAGGACTATCCCGGTACCGGTCTAGGACTGGCCATCTGTAAGCGGATCATCGAACGCTTTGGGGGGAAGATCTGGGCGGAAGGGCACCCCGGCGTCGGGGCGAGTGTCTACTTCAAGCTTCAAACCTCTTCGGAATGTTAG
- a CDS encoding glycosyltransferase — MNWVILTGSYPPDEGGIADYTLVLAKRLAEAGDRVWLWSGPETRVGERPLVEGVEVLRLGSHFTPRGLLELERQLRKVPPPYRILVQYVPQAFGPRVHSRFRGLPAWFCLWLLLRKPANTTVMMHETLVSAEAGSDWRARLLHYVTRLMLRWLAKAADRIFLSTEAWLPQVLPLARPGVPVTALPVPSNVAESYDADLASQLRAEVLGDGTLLLGHFGTYREPVSDLIAKLVPHLLANDRGRHFLLIGSGSEQFRAALIAQYPELAARVTATGALSGDAIATRIGACDLMVQPYPDGVTSRRGTLMAAVALAKAVISNDGDITEQRWRDAGCIAMVDRYDPALYLERVDSLIARGAMQDLGRAGYAFYTRYCSSQCSADAIRR; from the coding sequence GTGAACTGGGTCATTCTTACGGGATCCTATCCGCCGGATGAAGGCGGAATTGCCGACTATACGCTGGTTTTAGCCAAGCGTCTGGCGGAGGCAGGTGACCGGGTCTGGTTGTGGAGCGGACCTGAAACAAGAGTTGGGGAACGGCCCTTAGTTGAAGGGGTCGAGGTTCTTCGTCTGGGGAGTCACTTCACTCCGCGTGGGCTTCTCGAACTGGAGCGGCAACTCCGGAAAGTGCCCCCACCTTACCGGATCCTGGTGCAATATGTTCCTCAGGCCTTTGGGCCCAGGGTACACAGCCGTTTTCGGGGATTACCGGCCTGGTTTTGTCTCTGGCTGCTGTTGCGCAAGCCTGCCAATACCACGGTCATGATGCATGAAACGTTGGTGAGTGCCGAGGCCGGGTCGGACTGGCGCGCGCGCCTTCTGCACTATGTGACGCGCTTGATGTTACGCTGGCTCGCCAAGGCGGCGGACCGGATCTTTCTCTCCACCGAGGCCTGGCTGCCGCAGGTACTTCCTTTGGCCCGGCCGGGTGTGCCGGTGACGGCCTTGCCAGTTCCGAGCAATGTCGCGGAATCTTATGATGCAGACCTTGCCAGCCAATTACGTGCAGAAGTCTTGGGTGATGGGACTCTTCTTTTGGGTCACTTTGGTACTTATCGCGAACCGGTTTCCGATCTAATCGCCAAGTTAGTTCCTCATCTTCTGGCAAATGACCGGGGACGGCACTTTCTTCTCATTGGTTCTGGGAGTGAACAATTTCGAGCGGCGCTGATTGCGCAGTATCCGGAACTGGCGGCACGTGTCACTGCAACCGGCGCGTTGAGTGGAGATGCGATCGCGACGCGCATTGGCGCCTGTGACTTGATGGTGCAACCTTATCCGGACGGCGTCACTTCGCGGCGGGGAACCCTGATGGCTGCCGTGGCCCTGGCCAAAGCCGTGATTTCTAATGACGGGGACATTACCGAACAACGCTGGCGGGACGCAGGATGCATCGCCATGGTGGATCGCTATGATCCGGCCCTGTATCTGGAACGAGTGGATTCTCTGATTGCCCGGGGTGCGATGCAGGATCTAGGCCGTGCTGGCTATGCGTTCTATACACGCTATTGCTCTAGCCAGTGCAGCGCAGACGCGATCCGTAGATAA
- a CDS encoding GumC family protein encodes MNSLPQLPSNRTARRTPSRGAQHRRTDSQDLRVAGTAEVGTILALILRRRWPILLTFLGVFGSAVGYTFFKPPLYEAEMRIRLSGQPETAGTPNHDSGVAEVEILKSRSVLEELARKTGMGAKGVETLENDIKATGLTGTNLIQVKYRDRSAENSARILNLLGEIYLSKQKQLNQHPATATLYTAKLQEVEAQWAAAQEELDLLRQESSTPMLLEQRQSAVRRGSDLESGLEEVRSQIAEARDKLAAIQAQLAQQPSAIESNRRTAASTGLVEGLKSQLLQLEVQRTDLLSKYDPSNRNVKQLEKQIATVKEMLEREQSFRVVERTESLNPLHQSLSAEKLRLESSLAGLRAREVALTGAASRVRGASAQMEEFSIRLEELTRKAKIAEDTYLLFLKKEQEAQAADLAAGISGMQASILEAAAVPLAPVSNHRSFVLALGFLAACFFAAAASLITEYVVYALPHAIAAARIVQSAPIRVPLAGPGDAAAFHRKRLDPTNLSSLPVPLHQEVISTTESEPVQ; translated from the coding sequence ATGAACAGCCTGCCCCAACTCCCCTCCAATCGCACCGCACGCCGGACTCCTAGCAGAGGAGCGCAGCATCGCAGAACGGATTCGCAGGATCTACGCGTCGCCGGTACGGCCGAGGTCGGCACCATTCTGGCCCTGATCCTACGCCGCCGCTGGCCCATTCTCCTCACCTTTCTGGGAGTGTTTGGATCCGCCGTTGGATATACGTTTTTCAAACCACCCCTCTATGAAGCCGAAATGCGCATCCGCCTTTCCGGCCAGCCAGAAACAGCCGGGACGCCGAACCACGATTCCGGGGTTGCCGAAGTCGAGATCCTGAAGTCCCGCAGCGTGCTTGAAGAGTTGGCCCGGAAGACAGGGATGGGAGCCAAGGGCGTCGAGACACTCGAAAACGACATCAAGGCCACAGGCTTGACCGGAACGAATCTAATCCAGGTGAAATACCGCGACCGGAGCGCAGAAAACAGCGCGCGCATTTTGAATCTGCTCGGGGAGATCTATCTGTCCAAGCAGAAACAACTGAACCAACACCCTGCCACTGCCACCCTGTACACAGCCAAGTTGCAGGAAGTGGAGGCCCAGTGGGCCGCCGCGCAAGAAGAGCTTGATCTGCTCCGCCAGGAATCGAGCACGCCGATGCTGCTCGAACAACGGCAGTCTGCCGTGCGCCGCGGCAGCGACCTCGAAAGTGGACTCGAAGAGGTCCGCAGCCAGATCGCCGAAGCACGCGACAAACTGGCCGCCATCCAGGCACAACTGGCGCAACAACCTTCGGCAATCGAGAGCAACCGCAGAACGGCTGCCAGCACCGGACTGGTGGAAGGGCTGAAGAGCCAGTTGCTGCAACTCGAAGTCCAGCGCACCGACCTGCTCAGCAAATATGATCCGTCCAACCGGAATGTGAAACAGCTGGAAAAACAGATTGCAACCGTCAAAGAGATGCTCGAACGCGAACAGAGCTTTCGAGTGGTTGAACGAACCGAAAGCCTGAATCCGCTCCACCAGAGCCTCTCGGCAGAAAAGCTGCGGCTCGAGTCCTCGCTGGCCGGGCTGCGGGCCCGGGAAGTCGCATTGACCGGTGCCGCCAGCCGTGTGCGTGGGGCCAGCGCCCAGATGGAAGAGTTCTCGATCCGGTTGGAGGAACTGACCCGGAAGGCAAAGATTGCAGAAGACACCTATCTGCTCTTTCTCAAGAAGGAACAAGAGGCGCAAGCGGCCGATCTGGCAGCCGGCATCAGCGGAATGCAAGCCTCGATCCTCGAAGCGGCGGCGGTACCGCTGGCCCCGGTCAGCAATCATCGCAGCTTCGTTCTCGCACTGGGCTTTCTGGCAGCCTGCTTCTTTGCCGCAGCAGCCAGCCTGATTACGGAATATGTGGTCTATGCGCTCCCTCATGCGATTGCGGCAGCGCGCATCGTACAATCCGCCCCGATCCGGGTGCCCCTGGCCGGACCGGGAGATGCGGCCGCCTTCCACCGCAAACGGCTCGATCCAACGAACCTCAGTTCGCTGCCCGTTCCGCTGCACCAGGAAGTGATCTCCACTACGGAAAGCGAACCCGTGCAATGA
- a CDS encoding polysaccharide biosynthesis protein has product MKTTKTTQRLALSFLIFLSAVSYLLAFELRFEFHLSTSDWASIAITLPVLVVLRLLGFVTFDINRRPASTGSFADFAPLVSSIALSSLGFSLVVLLLLQPLGISRAVILIEALLSILTGITYFSLARVTSRVKGDLDQTRERAIVVLGEEPIESLKAVFDDPRFLPVGFVSTKTMPPSSLIFGVPYLGAIQEVLELAKRHRCGIVVIAYPSLQHRELLHLTRKTIDAGLEYVLLRSGRRNRYTSIPLVDEVGIEVLLQREEVGIHYDQLKHFIEHRPVLVTGAGGSIGGELSRQLAALEPSHLYLLDHSENCLFFILRELKEKFPKLHLVPLLVDITDEHTLREEFELARPELVFHAAAHKHVGMMEARPQAALRNNLIGTTNVALAAAAVGVDRMINISTDKAVRPTSFMGLSKRLAEMVISELNERHGTHFVTVRFGNVAGSNGSVVQLFDQELRQSRHLHVTDRKATRFFMSIPEAVRLVLQAGAFAETGGIFMLEMGAPVNIYELAHTMIRLSGQRPGKDIKIHLTGLTAAEKMNEELNDDGEIPTATAHPRILGIQPTAPSRKSELVEQLPRWRHLLAAGKHLQVFEELPGYWPATTQITIPAQKLARGGTR; this is encoded by the coding sequence ATGAAAACGACAAAAACTACCCAACGCCTCGCCCTGTCGTTTCTGATTTTCCTCTCTGCAGTCTCCTACCTCCTGGCTTTTGAGCTGCGCTTTGAGTTCCACCTCAGTACCTCCGACTGGGCGAGCATTGCCATCACTCTGCCCGTGCTTGTCGTTTTGCGCCTTCTTGGTTTTGTCACCTTCGATATCAACCGCCGCCCGGCATCGACGGGAAGCTTCGCCGATTTCGCACCGCTGGTCTCCTCGATCGCACTGTCTTCGCTTGGCTTCAGCCTGGTCGTGCTGCTCCTGCTCCAACCGTTGGGCATCTCCCGCGCCGTGATCCTCATCGAAGCGCTTCTGAGCATCCTCACGGGCATCACCTACTTCAGCCTGGCCCGGGTGACCAGCCGGGTGAAAGGCGACCTGGACCAGACCCGCGAACGCGCCATCGTCGTCCTGGGCGAGGAGCCGATTGAATCGTTGAAGGCCGTCTTTGACGATCCCCGCTTTCTGCCTGTTGGTTTCGTGAGTACGAAGACGATGCCGCCGTCCAGCCTCATCTTTGGCGTTCCTTATCTGGGGGCGATCCAGGAAGTTTTGGAACTGGCCAAGCGCCATCGCTGCGGCATCGTCGTCATTGCCTATCCGTCGCTCCAGCACCGCGAGTTGCTGCACCTCACCCGGAAGACGATTGATGCAGGTCTGGAATATGTCCTGCTGCGCAGCGGCCGTAGAAACCGCTATACCAGTATTCCGCTGGTGGATGAAGTGGGCATCGAAGTGCTCCTGCAGCGGGAAGAAGTGGGCATCCACTATGACCAGCTGAAACATTTTATTGAGCATCGTCCGGTGCTGGTGACCGGCGCGGGTGGCTCGATCGGAGGCGAGTTGAGCCGGCAGTTGGCGGCGCTCGAACCGAGCCACCTTTACCTTTTAGACCATTCGGAGAACTGCCTCTTCTTCATCCTGCGGGAACTCAAAGAGAAGTTCCCCAAGCTGCATCTGGTGCCGTTGCTGGTTGATATTACCGATGAGCACACCTTGCGGGAAGAGTTTGAACTGGCGCGGCCCGAGCTGGTCTTTCATGCCGCCGCCCATAAGCATGTGGGCATGATGGAAGCCCGCCCGCAGGCTGCGTTGCGGAATAACTTGATCGGCACCACCAATGTCGCGCTGGCAGCGGCAGCCGTCGGAGTAGACCGGATGATCAACATTTCCACCGATAAAGCCGTGCGCCCCACCTCCTTTATGGGCTTGTCCAAGCGCCTGGCCGAGATGGTGATCTCGGAGTTGAATGAGCGCCATGGAACGCACTTTGTCACGGTCCGCTTCGGCAATGTTGCCGGATCCAATGGCAGCGTGGTCCAGCTCTTTGATCAGGAACTCCGCCAGAGCCGGCATCTCCACGTCACCGACCGCAAGGCCACCCGCTTCTTTATGTCGATTCCCGAGGCCGTTCGCCTGGTGCTGCAGGCAGGAGCGTTTGCCGAAACAGGCGGCATCTTCATGCTTGAGATGGGCGCACCCGTGAATATCTATGAGCTCGCTCACACGATGATCCGTCTCAGCGGCCAGCGCCCGGGGAAGGACATCAAAATCCATCTGACTGGGCTCACCGCAGCCGAAAAGATGAATGAAGAATTGAATGACGATGGCGAGATTCCGACCGCGACCGCACATCCTCGCATTCTCGGAATCCAGCCCACAGCGCCCTCGCGAAAAAGCGAACTGGTGGAGCAGTTGCCCCGCTGGCGCCACTTACTCGCAGCTGGTAAACACCTGCAGGTATTTGAGGAACTGCCGGGCTACTGGCCGGCGACCACACAAATCACAATCCCGGCACAGAAGCTTGCCCGGGGAGGAACTCGATGA
- a CDS encoding FKBP-type peptidyl-prolyl cis-trans isomerase, with translation MAVVKPKPVAAAALNTDEDKTIYSLGLSIARSLGTFDLTPSELELVKRALSDAAEKKPAVELSEWGPKIQALAQTRQSARAAKEKVVSAAYLTKAAAELGALKTDSGIIYKQLKPGTGASPKATDTVKVHYRGTLVDGTEFDSSYKRNEPASFGLNQVIPCWTEGVQKMKVGEKAQLVCPSNLAYGDEGRPTIPGGATLIFEIELLEIVGGGTTPQQ, from the coding sequence GTGGCCGTAGTGAAGCCAAAACCTGTCGCCGCTGCGGCGTTGAACACCGATGAAGACAAGACAATTTACTCGCTTGGTCTTTCGATCGCACGATCTCTCGGCACCTTTGATCTGACCCCTTCTGAGTTGGAACTGGTCAAGCGCGCCTTAAGCGATGCTGCTGAAAAGAAGCCGGCCGTCGAACTCTCCGAATGGGGCCCGAAGATCCAAGCACTCGCGCAAACCCGCCAGTCGGCGCGTGCTGCCAAGGAGAAGGTGGTTTCGGCTGCTTATCTCACCAAAGCGGCGGCCGAGCTTGGCGCCTTGAAGACGGATTCCGGGATCATCTACAAGCAGTTGAAACCCGGCACTGGAGCCTCGCCGAAAGCGACGGATACGGTCAAAGTGCACTATCGCGGCACCCTGGTGGATGGAACCGAATTCGATAGTTCCTACAAACGGAACGAGCCTGCGTCGTTTGGCCTGAATCAAGTGATCCCTTGCTGGACCGAAGGCGTGCAGAAAATGAAGGTGGGCGAGAAAGCCCAACTCGTTTGCCCGTCCAATCTTGCTTACGGTGACGAGGGGCGTCCTACCATTCCCGGTGGCGCTACGTTGATCTTTGAGATCGAGCTTCTTGAGATTGTCGGCGGCGGTACTACTCCGCAGCAATAA
- a CDS encoding polysaccharide biosynthesis/export family protein, which yields MIRAFLLLAATLCFGQFADRQPRYQLQVGDVMEVQFRLTPEFTQTLTIHPDGFVQLKSVEDLKLSGLSVAEARDAIAKVYAKILVEPEISIVLKEFEKPWFVVNGEVSKPGRFDLKGNVSLTDALAIAGGFTRDAKRGEVLLVRRISSAQYETKRIRTREILEKGHFEEDLALRSGDAVYVSRSPFANVERILSATQLGFILSSGVLWR from the coding sequence ATGATACGTGCATTTCTTCTGCTGGCAGCCACTCTATGCTTTGGCCAGTTTGCCGATCGCCAACCCCGGTACCAACTCCAAGTCGGCGATGTCATGGAAGTGCAGTTCCGGCTCACTCCAGAATTCACGCAGACCCTCACCATCCACCCCGACGGTTTTGTCCAGCTCAAGAGCGTCGAAGATCTCAAACTGTCCGGCCTGTCTGTTGCCGAAGCTCGTGACGCCATCGCAAAGGTGTATGCAAAGATTCTCGTCGAACCGGAGATCAGCATCGTTCTCAAGGAATTCGAAAAGCCCTGGTTTGTCGTCAATGGAGAAGTCTCCAAGCCAGGCCGCTTTGATCTTAAGGGCAATGTCTCGCTGACCGACGCCCTTGCCATTGCCGGTGGATTTACCCGCGACGCCAAACGGGGCGAGGTTTTGCTGGTGCGCCGGATCTCGAGTGCCCAGTACGAGACCAAGCGGATCCGGACCCGGGAGATTCTCGAGAAGGGTCATTTTGAGGAAGATCTTGCGTTGCGAAGTGGGGATGCCGTTTACGTTTCCCGTTCGCCCTTTGCCAATGTCGAACGTATTCTGAGTGCCACGCAACTGGGCTTTATCTTAAGTTCGGGTGTTCTCTGGAGATAG